One genomic window of Heptranchias perlo isolate sHepPer1 chromosome 12, sHepPer1.hap1, whole genome shotgun sequence includes the following:
- the rep15 gene encoding rab15 effector protein has product MTANIIKDFLKLPEKYNFVQQFNQSIIFASQRTKEYIGFKDPESKLKINNSTLTDIFLMTYINRSVQCKLTEAISCTPMTKEQTILLGTDWIWAVQDPPCKNPKVQIAVQVIHVEGEEEETTERRLPLTESMKLAKEESINKTGPKKIIDFCSSVGKDCYGLFLFFGLKNDPKAIYGVLSNDFHAHVGNGREVDNAFLLDSIEKTKSFVTPGRMLELVLQKEGVPQNLQPAYVKFTQ; this is encoded by the coding sequence ATGACCGCTAACATCATAAAGGATTTTCTGAAACTACCAGAAAAATATAACTTTGTTCAACAATTCAACCAGAGCATCATCTTTGCTTCACAAAGGACCAAGGAATACATTGGTTTCAAGGACCCTGAGTCAAAACTGAAGATAAATAATTCTACCCTCACCGATATTTTCTTGATGACCTACATTAACCGAAGTGTCCAGTGTAAGCTGACCGAAGCGATCAGTTGTACGCCAATGACGAAAGAGCAGACCATCCTCTTGGGAACGGACTGGATTTGGGCCGTGCAGGACCCGCCCTGTAAAAACCCCAAGGTGCAGATAGCGGTGCAGGTCATCCACGtggagggtgaagaggaggagacgacggagagGAGGCTTCCGCTCACCGAGTCCATGAAGCTGGCGAAGGAAGAGTCCATCAACAAGACCGGTCCCAAGAAAATCATTGATTTCTGTTCGTCCGTCGGGAAAGACTGTTATGGGCTGTTTCTTTTCTTTGGGCTCAAGAACGACCCCAAGGCCATCTACGGAGTCCTCAGCAATGACTTCCACGCGCACGTAGGGAATGGCCGAGAAGTTGACAACGCCTTCCTGCTGGATAGCATCGAGAAGACCAAGTCCTTTGTCACTCCAGGAAGAATGTTGGAGCTGGTCCTTCAGAAGGAAGGTGTTCCGCAGAATTTACAGCCAGCCTACGTCAAGTTtactcaataa